A portion of the Burkholderia sp. GAS332 genome contains these proteins:
- a CDS encoding transcriptional regulator, LysR family, with protein sequence MKTPGLSELEGVLAVARHRSFRAAATELGVSTSALSHAIAALEARIGVRLFNRTTRSVSLSEAGAQFVDSVAPALSTIRVAIEQAGSFRDTPAGTLRINTSTGAARQVMPLLLEYLRRYPEMKLDLVTEGRMIDIVVEGFDAGIRLAEIVPQDMIAVPFNRPQRFAVVGSPAYFEENPKPRTPDDLRAHRCIRMRMPSGRIYHWEFERRGEAISVDVQGMLTLDEPLLIMEAAREGFGLAYMTEWNVAADLEAGTLQRVLEDWTPAFDGLCLYYPGRRHVPAGLRALIEMIREGG encoded by the coding sequence ATGAAGACGCCCGGATTGAGCGAACTGGAAGGCGTGCTCGCGGTGGCGCGCCATCGCAGCTTCCGCGCAGCGGCGACGGAACTTGGCGTGTCGACATCGGCGCTGAGCCATGCGATTGCGGCGTTGGAGGCGCGCATCGGCGTGCGGCTCTTTAATCGGACGACACGCAGCGTGTCGTTGTCCGAAGCGGGCGCGCAATTCGTCGACAGTGTGGCGCCGGCGTTGTCGACCATCCGCGTGGCCATCGAGCAGGCCGGCAGCTTTCGCGACACGCCCGCTGGCACGCTGCGCATCAACACATCGACGGGCGCGGCGCGCCAGGTGATGCCCTTGCTGCTGGAATACCTACGGCGTTATCCGGAGATGAAGCTGGATCTCGTCACCGAGGGGCGCATGATCGACATCGTGGTGGAGGGCTTTGATGCCGGCATTCGGTTGGCTGAGATTGTGCCGCAGGACATGATCGCGGTGCCGTTCAACCGGCCGCAGCGTTTTGCAGTCGTTGGGAGTCCCGCCTATTTCGAGGAAAATCCGAAGCCGCGCACACCGGACGATCTGCGTGCACACCGTTGTATCCGGATGCGCATGCCGAGTGGGCGTATTTATCACTGGGAGTTCGAGCGACGCGGCGAGGCGATCAGCGTGGATGTGCAGGGCATGCTGACGCTCGATGAGCCGTTGCTCATCATGGAGGCGGCCCGCGAGGGCTTCGGACTGGCGTATATGACCGAATGGAACGTGGCGGCGGATCTGGAAGCGGGCACGCTGCAGCGCGTGCTGGAAGATTGGACGCCGGCGTTCGACGGGCTGTGTCTTTACTATCCTGGGCGACGTCATGTACCGGCGGGACTGCGGGCGTTGATTGAGATGATTCGGGAGGGCGGGTGA
- a CDS encoding aldehyde dehydrogenase (NAD+): protein MQQIDKVYIDGAFVTPHGEEWFDLHNPAKETVIGTVRLADAEDARRAIAAAKRAFPAFSRTSKEERIALLERMHAAVQAREDDLFEAIVEEYGAPMSRARWMAKYPADVLAEVIKVLRTYDFTRRAGTADVVMQPLGVAGLITPWNSNGGFICGKLAAAIAAGCTAVIKPSEMSAIQTRIITEALHEAGLPAGVFNIVTGRGDTVGAEISAHPDVAKISFTGSTAVGKTILRTGAETLKRVTLELGGKSPVVILEDADFAEAVPLALQAGFMNSGQACIAGTRILVPQSRLTEFEERMRFEVARTQAGDPRDPATQIGPMVSRKQWDRVQRYIGIGIGEGARLIAGGEGRPQGLERGWFVRPTVFSGVSNDMTIAREEIFGPVLSIIAYRDIEEAIAIANDTSYGLQAYVLSADAARARAVATRIEAGRVLINTVAHEPAAPFGGFKQSGIGRENGTFGLEAFMEPKSLLGVN, encoded by the coding sequence ATGCAGCAAATCGACAAGGTTTATATCGACGGCGCGTTCGTCACCCCGCACGGCGAGGAGTGGTTCGATCTTCACAACCCGGCTAAGGAAACGGTGATCGGCACAGTGCGTCTGGCCGACGCGGAAGACGCTCGCCGCGCAATCGCAGCCGCCAAACGCGCCTTCCCGGCGTTTTCCCGCACCAGCAAGGAAGAGCGGATCGCGCTACTCGAGCGCATGCACGCCGCGGTTCAAGCGCGAGAAGACGACCTGTTCGAAGCAATCGTCGAGGAATACGGTGCGCCGATGTCACGCGCGCGCTGGATGGCGAAATACCCGGCGGACGTGCTGGCGGAAGTCATCAAGGTCTTGCGGACCTATGATTTCACGCGACGCGCCGGCACGGCCGACGTCGTCATGCAACCGCTCGGCGTCGCCGGCCTGATTACGCCGTGGAATAGCAATGGCGGCTTTATCTGCGGGAAGCTGGCTGCGGCGATTGCAGCGGGCTGCACGGCCGTCATCAAGCCGAGTGAAATGAGCGCGATCCAGACACGCATCATTACCGAGGCGCTACACGAAGCCGGCTTGCCTGCGGGCGTGTTCAATATCGTCACGGGCCGGGGCGACACGGTGGGGGCGGAAATCAGCGCGCATCCGGACGTGGCGAAGATTTCCTTCACCGGATCGACGGCTGTCGGCAAGACGATCCTGCGCACCGGCGCGGAGACATTGAAACGCGTCACGTTGGAGTTGGGCGGCAAGTCGCCGGTGGTCATACTCGAGGACGCCGATTTCGCGGAAGCGGTGCCGTTGGCGCTCCAGGCAGGGTTCATGAACAGCGGTCAGGCATGTATCGCCGGTACGCGGATTCTTGTGCCGCAAAGCCGTCTTACGGAATTCGAAGAGCGGATGCGCTTTGAAGTCGCTCGCACGCAAGCCGGTGATCCGCGCGACCCGGCTACGCAGATCGGCCCGATGGTCAGCCGCAAGCAGTGGGACCGCGTGCAGCGCTACATCGGCATCGGCATCGGCGAAGGCGCGCGATTGATTGCCGGTGGCGAGGGCCGCCCGCAAGGACTGGAGCGCGGCTGGTTCGTGCGTCCGACCGTATTTAGCGGCGTCAGCAACGACATGACGATTGCCCGCGAGGAGATCTTTGGGCCGGTGCTGTCGATCATTGCCTATCGCGATATCGAGGAAGCGATTGCAATCGCCAATGACACAAGCTACGGGCTGCAAGCGTACGTACTCTCAGCCGATGCGGCGCGGGCGCGCGCAGTCGCCACGCGTATCGAGGCAGGACGCGTACTGATCAACACGGTGGCTCACGAGCCGGCCGCACCGTTCGGCGGCTTCAAGCAATCGGGCATCGGGCGGGAAAATGGCACGTTCGGGTTGGAAGCCTTCATGGAGCCTAAGTCGTTGCTCGGCGTGAACTGA
- a CDS encoding xylose ABC transporter membrane protein codes for MTPDVISQPADGTAPRGAFGRPQRIQQLFARYKILALLIAVAVIWIFFSFLTHGAFVTPRNLSNLLRQMSITGMLACGMVFVIIAGEIDLSVGSLLGLLGGVAAILDVNRHWPIGITVPVVMLLGVLVGMFNGWWSTYRRVPSFIVGLGGMLAYRGILLGVTGGSTIAPVSDGFVFVGQGYLPRLEGDTLAAVLFVVLAFLTVRQRSNRERYKLRVVPIWQDVTKVVGAGVILAAFVATLDRYGGIPVPVLLLLALLGIFTWIATQTVFGRRIYAVGSNLEATRLSGVNTNRVKLAIFALMGLMCAFAGIVNTARLAAGSPSAGSMGELDAIAACFIGGTSMRGGSGTVYGALIGALVMASLDNGMSMLDVDAYWQMIVKGSILVLAVWIDVVSGSNRR; via the coding sequence ATGACTCCCGACGTCATTTCCCAACCCGCCGACGGCACTGCGCCGCGAGGCGCATTCGGTCGCCCGCAGCGCATTCAGCAACTGTTCGCGCGCTACAAGATTCTTGCGTTGCTGATCGCCGTCGCCGTGATCTGGATTTTCTTCTCCTTTCTGACGCACGGCGCCTTTGTAACGCCGCGCAATCTGTCGAATCTGCTGCGGCAGATGTCGATCACCGGCATGCTCGCATGCGGCATGGTGTTCGTGATCATTGCGGGCGAGATCGATCTGTCGGTCGGGTCGTTGCTTGGTTTGCTCGGCGGTGTCGCGGCGATTCTTGACGTCAACCGGCACTGGCCGATCGGCATCACCGTGCCGGTGGTGATGCTGCTTGGCGTGCTCGTCGGCATGTTCAACGGATGGTGGTCGACGTACCGGCGTGTGCCTTCGTTTATTGTCGGCCTGGGTGGCATGCTGGCGTATCGCGGCATTCTGCTCGGTGTCACCGGCGGCTCGACGATTGCGCCGGTCTCCGATGGTTTTGTGTTTGTCGGTCAGGGGTATTTGCCGCGTCTTGAGGGCGATACACTTGCCGCCGTGCTGTTTGTCGTGCTGGCCTTTCTGACTGTGCGGCAACGAAGTAATCGCGAGCGCTACAAATTGCGGGTGGTGCCGATCTGGCAGGACGTTACGAAGGTAGTTGGGGCGGGCGTGATTCTGGCCGCGTTTGTCGCCACGCTCGACCGTTATGGTGGGATTCCCGTGCCGGTTCTGCTACTGCTCGCGCTGCTGGGTATTTTCACGTGGATCGCGACGCAGACCGTCTTCGGGCGGCGTATTTATGCAGTGGGTTCCAACCTGGAGGCGACGCGGCTCTCCGGCGTGAATACCAACCGCGTGAAGCTGGCCATCTTCGCGCTAATGGGACTGATGTGTGCGTTCGCCGGGATCGTCAATACCGCACGGCTCGCGGCCGGCTCGCCGTCGGCGGGATCGATGGGCGAGCTCGACGCGATCGCTGCGTGCTTTATCGGCGGGACGTCGATGCGTGGCGGCTCCGGAACGGTCTACGGTGCATTGATCGGCGCACTGGTGATGGCGAGCCTGGATAACGGCATGTCGATGCTCGACGTCGACGCATACTGGCAGATGATCGTGAAGGGCAGCATTCTGGTGCTGGCTGTGTGGATCGATGTCGTGTCTGGGTCGAACCGGCGGTGA
- a CDS encoding xylose ABC transporter ATP-binding protein, whose amino-acid sequence MSEPLLTMRGIVKAFSGVKALDGIDLTVSPGECLGLCGENGAGKSTLMKVLSGVYPYGTWDGEIIWEGEPLKAASIRDTERAGIIIIHQELMLVPELSVAENIFLGNEITLPGGRMNYAAMYQRADELLRELGISGINSAQPVMNYGGGHQQLIEIAKALNKRAKLLILDEPSSSLTATEIHILLDIVRDLKRRGVACVYISHKLDEVAAVCDTISVIRDGRHVATEPMRALTTDRIISLMVGREIKNLFPREPHPIGDVIFEARNVTCFDVANPRRKRVNDVSFALRRGEILGVAGLVGAGRTELMQAIFGAYPGVSEATVVMEGRPLKIRAPVDAIRAGIGMVPEDRKRHGIVPGLSVGHNITLAVLQRFAKGGRIDAAAELDTINTEMKRLSVRAAHPMLSIASLSGGNQQKAVLTRMLLTDPKVLILDEPTRGVDVGAKFEIYKLIFQLAQRGMSIVMVSSELPEVLGISDRVLVIGEGELRGDFVNDGLTQEDILSAAIRPVQRSTNPTAASAA is encoded by the coding sequence ATGAGCGAACCATTACTGACGATGCGCGGCATCGTCAAAGCGTTTTCCGGCGTCAAGGCGCTCGACGGCATCGACCTGACGGTGTCGCCGGGCGAGTGCTTGGGCTTGTGCGGTGAAAACGGCGCGGGCAAATCGACGCTGATGAAAGTGCTGTCCGGCGTCTATCCCTATGGCACATGGGATGGCGAAATCATCTGGGAAGGCGAACCGCTGAAGGCCGCGAGCATAAGGGACACCGAACGCGCCGGCATCATCATCATCCACCAGGAGTTGATGTTGGTGCCTGAACTCTCGGTCGCCGAGAATATCTTTCTTGGCAACGAAATCACGCTGCCGGGCGGCAGGATGAATTACGCCGCGATGTACCAACGCGCCGATGAGCTGCTGCGCGAACTCGGCATAAGCGGCATCAATTCGGCGCAGCCGGTCATGAACTACGGCGGCGGCCATCAACAGCTCATCGAGATCGCGAAGGCGCTGAACAAGCGCGCGAAACTGTTGATCCTCGATGAACCGTCATCGTCGCTGACCGCTACGGAGATACACATTCTGCTGGATATCGTGCGCGATCTGAAGCGGCGTGGCGTCGCTTGCGTGTATATCTCGCACAAGCTCGACGAAGTAGCGGCCGTGTGCGACACGATCAGCGTGATCCGCGACGGCCGCCATGTCGCGACCGAGCCGATGCGCGCGCTGACCACCGACCGCATCATCTCCCTGATGGTGGGCCGCGAAATCAAGAACCTGTTTCCGCGCGAACCGCATCCAATCGGCGACGTGATCTTCGAAGCCCGCAACGTAACCTGTTTCGACGTCGCCAATCCGCGGCGCAAACGGGTGAACGATGTGTCGTTCGCGTTGCGACGCGGCGAGATTCTCGGCGTTGCAGGGTTGGTCGGCGCGGGGCGCACTGAGTTGATGCAGGCGATTTTCGGCGCGTATCCGGGTGTGAGCGAAGCGACCGTGGTCATGGAAGGCAGGCCATTGAAGATTCGTGCACCCGTCGACGCGATTCGCGCCGGTATCGGCATGGTGCCGGAAGATCGCAAACGCCACGGCATCGTGCCGGGTCTGAGTGTCGGTCACAACATCACGCTTGCTGTGTTGCAACGCTTCGCGAAGGGCGGCCGGATCGATGCCGCCGCCGAACTCGACACGATCAACACCGAGATGAAGCGACTCTCAGTGCGTGCCGCGCATCCGATGTTGTCGATCGCGAGCTTGTCGGGCGGCAATCAGCAGAAGGCTGTGCTGACACGCATGCTGTTGACCGATCCGAAAGTGCTGATTCTCGACGAACCGACCCGAGGTGTCGACGTCGGCGCGAAGTTCGAAATCTACAAACTGATTTTTCAGCTGGCGCAGCGCGGTATGTCGATCGTGATGGTGTCGTCCGAATTGCCTGAAGTGCTTGGCATCAGCGATCGCGTGCTGGTGATCGGCGAAGGCGAATTGCGGGGCGATTTCGTCAACGACGGCCTCACGCAAGAGGACATTCTCAGCGCCGCAATCCGTCCTGTGCAGCGATCCACGAACCCAACCGCAGCGAGTGCCGCATGA
- a CDS encoding xylose-binding protein produces MKFATRRTVLSSLVCGTVLASLSLMAPLAHASKEHPEIGFCIDDLRVERWSRDRDYFVAAAEKLGAKVSVQSADASEERQISQIENLISRGVDVIVIVPFNSKTLGNVVAEAKKAGIKVVSYDRLILDADVDAYISFDNEKVGELQAQGVYNAQPKGNYFLLGGAPTDNNAKMLREGQLKVLKPAIDKGDIKIVGQQWVPEWSASTALRIVEDALTANNNKIDAIVASNDGTAGGAIQALAAQHMAGKVPVSGQDADLAAVKRVIAGTQTMTVYKPLKLIASEAAKLSVALARGEKPDFNAQYDNGKKKVDTVLLQPTLLTKSNVDTVVKDGFYTQAQLASQ; encoded by the coding sequence ATGAAATTCGCAACGCGTCGTACCGTACTGAGTTCGCTGGTATGTGGAACCGTGCTCGCCAGCCTGTCGCTCATGGCACCCCTCGCACATGCGAGCAAAGAGCATCCGGAAATTGGTTTCTGTATTGACGATCTGCGTGTCGAGCGCTGGTCGCGCGATCGCGACTATTTCGTTGCTGCCGCTGAGAAACTCGGTGCGAAAGTATCGGTTCAATCCGCCGATGCGAGCGAAGAACGACAGATTTCGCAAATCGAAAACCTGATCTCGCGCGGCGTCGATGTGATCGTGATCGTGCCGTTCAATTCGAAGACGCTCGGCAATGTGGTCGCCGAAGCCAAGAAAGCGGGCATCAAGGTCGTCTCGTATGACCGTCTGATTCTCGATGCCGATGTCGATGCCTATATCTCGTTCGACAACGAGAAGGTCGGGGAACTGCAAGCGCAAGGTGTCTATAACGCGCAGCCGAAGGGCAACTACTTCCTGCTCGGCGGCGCGCCGACTGACAACAACGCCAAGATGCTGCGTGAAGGCCAGCTAAAAGTGTTGAAGCCCGCGATAGACAAGGGCGATATCAAGATCGTCGGTCAACAGTGGGTGCCGGAGTGGAGTGCCTCGACGGCGCTGCGCATCGTCGAAGACGCGCTCACGGCGAACAACAACAAGATCGACGCAATCGTCGCCTCGAACGACGGCACCGCAGGCGGTGCGATCCAGGCGCTCGCAGCGCAGCACATGGCAGGCAAGGTGCCGGTGTCGGGTCAGGATGCCGATCTGGCGGCAGTGAAACGCGTGATTGCCGGCACGCAGACCATGACCGTGTACAAACCGCTGAAACTGATTGCAAGCGAAGCGGCGAAACTCTCCGTCGCGCTTGCAAGGGGTGAGAAGCCGGACTTTAACGCGCAGTACGACAACGGTAAGAAGAAGGTCGATACGGTGCTCCTGCAACCCACCTTGCTCACCAAGAGCAATGTCGATACGGTCGTCAAGGACGGCTTCTACACCCAGGCCCAGCTCGCGAGCCAATGA
- a CDS encoding D-xylose isomerase codes for MSYFEHIPEIRYEGPQSDNPLAYRHYDKSKRVLGKTLEEHLRIAVCYWHTFVWPGVDIFGQGTFRRPWQQAGDAMERAQEKADSAFEFFSKLGTPYYTFHDTDVAPEGDSLKSYSENFTRIADYLGRKQQDTGIKLLWGTANLFSHPRYAAGAATSPDPEIFAFAAAQVRHALDATHRLGGENYVLWGGREGYDTLLNTDLARERDQLARFLHMVVEHKHKIGFKGALLIEPKPQEPTKHQYDYDVATVHGFLLQYGLEKEIRVNIEANHATLAGHSFHHEIATAFALGIFGSVDANRGDQQNGWDTDQFPNSVEELTLAFYEILKHGGFTTGGMNFDAKVRRQSVDAEDLFFGHIGAIDNLALAVERAATLLENDRLEQFKRQRYAGWETEFGRKILTGDYSLSTLAADALTRGLNPQHASGRQEQLENVVNQAIYSRR; via the coding sequence ATGTCCTACTTCGAACACATTCCCGAGATCCGCTACGAAGGCCCGCAATCGGACAACCCGCTTGCGTATCGCCACTACGACAAGAGTAAACGAGTACTTGGCAAGACACTCGAAGAACATCTGCGCATTGCCGTGTGCTACTGGCATACGTTTGTCTGGCCGGGCGTCGATATCTTCGGGCAGGGCACGTTTCGGCGCCCCTGGCAGCAAGCCGGTGACGCCATGGAGCGGGCGCAGGAAAAGGCCGATTCGGCATTCGAGTTTTTCTCGAAGCTCGGCACACCGTACTACACGTTTCACGATACGGATGTCGCGCCGGAAGGCGACAGCCTGAAGTCCTATAGCGAGAACTTCACGCGCATCGCCGACTATCTGGGACGCAAGCAACAGGACACCGGCATCAAACTGCTGTGGGGCACGGCCAATCTGTTCTCACATCCACGTTACGCAGCGGGCGCGGCGACCAGTCCCGATCCGGAGATTTTCGCGTTTGCCGCGGCACAGGTTCGTCACGCGCTCGACGCGACGCATCGGCTCGGCGGCGAGAACTACGTGTTGTGGGGCGGCCGCGAGGGCTACGATACGCTGCTCAATACCGACCTCGCGCGCGAACGTGACCAGCTCGCCCGCTTCCTGCACATGGTGGTCGAGCACAAGCACAAGATCGGCTTCAAAGGCGCACTACTGATCGAGCCGAAGCCACAGGAGCCGACCAAGCATCAGTACGACTACGACGTGGCGACGGTGCACGGTTTCTTGCTGCAATACGGCTTGGAGAAAGAGATTCGCGTGAACATCGAGGCCAATCACGCGACGCTTGCGGGCCACTCGTTTCATCACGAGATCGCCACGGCTTTTGCGCTGGGTATTTTCGGCAGCGTCGACGCGAATCGCGGCGATCAGCAAAACGGCTGGGATACGGACCAGTTTCCGAACAGCGTCGAAGAACTGACGCTGGCCTTCTACGAAATTCTCAAGCACGGCGGCTTCACGACGGGCGGTATGAACTTCGACGCCAAGGTACGGCGACAGAGCGTCGACGCGGAGGATCTGTTCTTCGGCCACATCGGTGCAATCGATAACCTGGCGCTCGCCGTTGAACGCGCTGCGACGCTGCTCGAAAACGACCGTCTCGAACAGTTCAAACGTCAGCGCTACGCGGGCTGGGAGACGGAGTTCGGCCGCAAGATCCTGACGGGCGACTATTCGCTCTCGACGCTGGCCGCGGATGCGTTGACACGTGGTTTGAATCCGCAGCACGCGAGCGGCCGGCAGGAGCAGTTGGAAAACGTTGTGAATCAGGCGATTTATAGCAGGCGCTAA
- a CDS encoding transcriptional regulator, AraC family — protein sequence MTHAPPTAMTRPQTPQTTHRIALLFNANKVYDREIITGIGNYLLSTRVAWDLFLEEDFRCRLTGIERFDGDGIIADFDDPAVGEALRDCLLPVVAVGSSFEDPAHYPPDLPYIATDNAKLISLAYTHLIGAGLEHFALYSLPQAQENRWAQQRELTFAHLRSADGHSAEQIGTEIYRGLSTSAPSWNQATEQLTAWLSQLPKPVGIIAVTDARARHLLQACLIAGIPVPEEVAIIGIDNDPLTRTLTRIPLSSVIQGTEEMGRTAAHLLHQMLHGARFPGRRILVPPVGINVLESTKHQPLASPYVMRARHFIRQYACQGIRTEQVADYVGVSRSSLEEYFRRERQCTVHQEILRHKLDVAKALLAKRDASSAEVAIRCGFTSLQYMYAVFRRELGCTPREYQDRVNSTAAPG from the coding sequence ATGACCCACGCGCCGCCCACTGCCATGACCCGCCCGCAAACACCACAGACGACCCATCGGATCGCACTGCTGTTCAACGCGAACAAGGTGTACGACCGGGAGATCATCACCGGCATCGGCAATTACCTGCTGTCGACGCGCGTGGCATGGGATCTCTTCCTCGAAGAAGATTTCCGCTGCCGGTTGACGGGTATCGAGCGCTTCGACGGCGACGGCATCATTGCGGACTTCGACGATCCCGCGGTGGGCGAAGCGCTGCGCGATTGTCTGTTGCCGGTGGTAGCGGTCGGTTCATCGTTCGAAGACCCGGCGCACTACCCCCCGGACTTACCCTATATCGCGACCGATAACGCCAAGCTCATTTCGCTCGCTTACACGCATCTGATTGGCGCAGGTCTCGAGCACTTCGCTTTGTATAGTCTTCCGCAGGCGCAGGAAAATCGCTGGGCGCAGCAACGCGAGTTGACATTCGCTCACCTGCGCAGCGCGGACGGCCATAGCGCCGAGCAGATCGGCACAGAGATCTATCGCGGCCTGTCGACCAGCGCGCCATCGTGGAATCAGGCAACCGAGCAACTCACCGCGTGGCTGAGCCAATTGCCAAAGCCGGTCGGCATCATCGCCGTCACCGACGCTCGTGCGCGGCATCTGCTGCAGGCCTGTTTGATCGCGGGTATTCCAGTACCTGAAGAGGTGGCGATCATCGGCATCGACAACGATCCGCTCACGCGGACGTTGACCCGCATTCCGCTTTCCTCCGTGATTCAAGGCACCGAAGAAATGGGCCGCACCGCCGCTCACTTGCTGCATCAGATGCTGCACGGTGCCCGCTTCCCAGGACGGCGCATTCTCGTGCCGCCGGTTGGCATCAATGTGCTCGAATCGACGAAACACCAGCCGCTCGCGAGCCCGTATGTGATGCGCGCGCGGCACTTCATCCGCCAGTACGCGTGCCAGGGCATCCGTACCGAACAGGTTGCCGATTATGTGGGCGTATCGCGTTCGTCGCTCGAAGAGTACTTCCGTCGCGAACGGCAATGCACCGTGCATCAGGAAATCCTGCGCCACAAACTCGACGTCGCGAAAGCGCTGCTTGCGAAACGCGATGCGTCGAGCGCCGAGGTGGCGATCCGTTGCGGCTTCACGTCACTGCAATACATGTACGCCGTGTTTCGCCGTGAACTCGGCTGTACGCCGCGCGAATACCAGGACCGTGTGAATTCGACGGCAGCACCGGGCTGA
- a CDS encoding aldose 1-epimerase, with translation MISIAPLSSEPWGKLPGGDPVRLFTLRNAHGMKVAISDLGATLVSWHAPDRTGRLGDILLGHDTPAEYVAATTYMGGLIGRWANRIADARFTLDGIEYTLDRNEGANLLHGGAQGFHRALWDVSEDNGALVMRLESPEGDAGFPGNVTVQVRYTLQDDGTLTIAYEAITDAATPLNLTSHPYFNLTGRRDTDIRGHVLSIDADRFFEVDASMIPCELAEVAGNAFDFRQSAPIGARLDWPHAQLARAGGFDHCYVLRDAPDATMAGRGPQVRPVACAYDPGSGRELTVSTDQQGLQFYTGNSLNGDTGRGGIAYAPHAGLCLEAGGFPNQVNMAEQEQVIVRPGDAYRQVTAYRVGVRSGI, from the coding sequence ATGATCAGCATTGCACCTCTTTCTTCTGAGCCATGGGGCAAACTGCCCGGCGGCGATCCCGTGCGGCTCTTCACGCTGCGCAATGCGCACGGCATGAAAGTCGCCATCAGCGACCTGGGCGCGACACTGGTCTCGTGGCACGCGCCGGACCGCACGGGTCGTCTCGGCGACATCCTGCTCGGCCACGACACGCCCGCCGAATATGTTGCGGCCACCACCTACATGGGCGGACTGATCGGCCGGTGGGCGAACCGCATTGCCGATGCGCGCTTCACGCTCGACGGCATCGAGTACACGCTCGATCGCAACGAAGGCGCAAATCTGCTGCATGGCGGCGCGCAGGGCTTTCATCGCGCACTGTGGGACGTGAGCGAAGACAACGGCGCGTTGGTCATGCGTCTCGAATCACCCGAGGGCGACGCCGGCTTTCCAGGCAACGTCACGGTACAAGTGCGTTATACGCTCCAGGACGACGGCACGTTGACGATCGCCTATGAAGCGATCACCGACGCAGCGACACCGCTCAATCTGACGAGCCATCCGTACTTCAACCTGACGGGTCGGCGCGATACCGACATTCGCGGACATGTGCTGTCGATCGACGCCGACCGGTTCTTCGAAGTCGATGCGTCGATGATTCCTTGCGAGCTTGCCGAAGTGGCGGGCAACGCTTTCGACTTCCGGCAAAGCGCGCCGATCGGCGCACGGCTCGATTGGCCGCATGCTCAGCTGGCGAGGGCCGGGGGTTTCGATCACTGCTACGTGCTACGTGACGCGCCGGATGCCACGATGGCCGGACGCGGGCCGCAGGTACGCCCGGTGGCGTGCGCGTACGATCCCGGCAGCGGACGCGAGCTCACCGTCTCGACCGATCAGCAAGGCCTGCAGTTCTACACGGGCAATTCGCTGAATGGCGACACGGGACGCGGCGGCATTGCCTACGCGCCGCACGCCGGACTGTGTCTCGAAGCGGGCGGCTTCCCGAACCAGGTCAATATGGCTGAACAGGAGCAGGTTATCGTGCGGCCCGGTGACGCCTACCGGCAAGTGACGGCGTACCGAGTCGGCGTACGTTCTGGAATTTGA